One Nitrospina watsonii DNA segment encodes these proteins:
- a CDS encoding slipin family protein, with translation MNGFIVGLIIILIILFSAFKVLREYERGVIFLLGKFYKVKGPGLILVIPVLQQMVKVSLRTVVMDVPPQDIITRDNVTVRVNAVVYFRVLDPQRAVIDVEDYLYATQQLSQTTLRSVLGKSQLDDLLAHREKINDHLQKVIDQQTEPWGVKVANVELKNVDLPTEMQRALAKQAEAERERRAKVIHAEGEFEASQRISDAADIIHAHPPALQLRFLQTMVDLSVDKTSTVFFPFPLEMLQSLAGSPKPDKNNPGTA, from the coding sequence ATGAACGGATTCATCGTCGGTCTTATCATCATCCTCATCATCCTGTTCAGCGCCTTCAAGGTGCTCCGTGAATACGAACGCGGCGTCATTTTCCTGCTCGGCAAGTTTTACAAGGTGAAAGGTCCCGGCCTGATCCTCGTCATTCCGGTTCTGCAACAGATGGTCAAAGTCAGCCTCCGCACCGTGGTCATGGACGTGCCGCCGCAGGACATCATCACCCGCGACAACGTCACCGTGCGCGTCAATGCGGTCGTCTATTTCCGGGTGCTCGATCCGCAGCGCGCGGTCATCGACGTCGAAGACTACCTCTACGCCACGCAGCAGTTGTCGCAGACCACCCTGCGCAGCGTGCTGGGCAAAAGCCAGCTGGACGACCTGCTGGCCCACCGCGAAAAGATCAACGATCACCTGCAGAAGGTGATCGACCAGCAGACCGAACCCTGGGGCGTGAAGGTCGCCAACGTCGAGTTGAAAAACGTCGATCTGCCTACCGAGATGCAGCGGGCGCTGGCCAAGCAGGCCGAAGCCGAGCGCGAGCGGCGCGCCAAGGTGATCCACGCCGAGGGCGAGTTCGAAGCCAGCCAGCGCATCAGCGACGCGGCGGACATCATCCACGCGCATCCCCCGGCGTTGCAGTTGCGCTTCCTGCAAACCATGGTGGATCTGTCGGTGGACAAAACCAGCACCGTGTTTTTCCCGTTCCCACTGGAGATGCTGCAATCGCTGGCCGGATCCCCGAAGCCGGACAAGAACAATCCGGGAACGGCCTGA